In Devosia litorisediminis, one genomic interval encodes:
- the glpD gene encoding glycerol-3-phosphate dehydrogenase, translating to MSVGDSVDIFVIGGGINGASVARDAVGRGYSVALAEMNDLASGTSSAATKLVHGGLRYLEHYEFRLVHEALAEREILWAAAPHIIWPLRFVLPHHKGLRPAVILRAGLAMYDYMGGRRLLPPTKTLDLKKDITGKPLKPGYKLGFEYSDCWVDDARFVVLNTRDAADKGAAVHVRTKVTSLRRDKGEWIVELDGEAGRQTVRARLVVNAAGPWVDDVITGAMGKNGAHNVRLVKGSHLVVHKLYDHDRCYIFQNSDGRIIFAIPYENDYTLIGTTDEDYDGDPKDVKISAAETDYLLSAASEYFAKPLTHDDIHWSYSGVRPLFDDGASAAQEATRDYVLKVDGDAETGAAINVFGGKLTTSRRLAESVLEKIEEVLGAKGERWTKKSTLPGGDFEPLAFDAEVRRLHKDYPELPKEMAHRLTRLYGTRARVLLGDRQDLASLGEHFGADLYAAEVDYLVSHEWARTAQDILWRRTKLGLRVSKDETARLAGYLAKAG from the coding sequence ATGAGCGTAGGCGACAGCGTTGATATCTTTGTCATTGGTGGCGGCATCAATGGCGCCAGTGTGGCGCGGGACGCCGTGGGGCGCGGCTATTCGGTGGCGCTGGCGGAGATGAATGATCTCGCCTCGGGAACCTCCTCGGCCGCGACCAAGCTGGTGCATGGCGGGCTGCGCTATCTTGAGCATTACGAATTCCGACTGGTGCACGAGGCTCTGGCCGAGCGGGAAATCCTGTGGGCTGCCGCGCCGCATATCATCTGGCCGCTGCGCTTTGTGCTGCCGCACCACAAGGGCCTGCGGCCAGCAGTGATCCTGCGCGCCGGGCTGGCCATGTATGACTATATGGGCGGGCGCCGCCTGCTGCCGCCCACCAAGACGCTGGACCTGAAAAAGGACATCACCGGCAAGCCGCTCAAGCCAGGCTACAAGCTGGGCTTTGAGTATTCCGACTGCTGGGTGGATGATGCACGCTTTGTGGTGCTGAACACCCGCGACGCCGCCGACAAGGGTGCGGCGGTGCATGTGCGCACCAAGGTGACCAGCCTGCGCCGCGACAAGGGTGAATGGATCGTCGAGCTGGATGGTGAAGCAGGTCGGCAGACCGTGCGCGCCAGGCTGGTGGTCAATGCCGCCGGGCCCTGGGTTGATGATGTCATCACCGGGGCCATGGGCAAGAATGGCGCGCATAATGTGCGGCTGGTCAAAGGCAGCCATCTGGTGGTGCACAAGCTTTATGACCATGACCGCTGCTATATTTTCCAGAACAGCGACGGGCGTATCATCTTCGCCATTCCCTATGAGAACGACTACACGCTGATCGGCACCACCGATGAGGACTATGATGGCGACCCCAAGGACGTCAAAATCTCCGCTGCCGAAACCGACTATCTGCTGAGCGCGGCGAGCGAGTATTTTGCCAAGCCGCTGACCCATGACGATATCCACTGGAGCTATTCGGGCGTGCGGCCGCTGTTTGACGACGGCGCCAGCGCGGCCCAGGAAGCCACGCGCGACTATGTGCTCAAGGTGGATGGCGATGCCGAAACCGGGGCGGCGATCAATGTGTTTGGCGGCAAGCTGACCACATCGCGGCGGCTGGCCGAGTCGGTGCTCGAAAAGATCGAAGAAGTGCTGGGGGCCAAGGGCGAGCGCTGGACCAAAAAAAGCACCCTGCCCGGCGGCGATTTCGAGCCATTGGCGTTCGATGCCGAGGTGCGCCGGCTGCACAAGGACTATCCCGAACTGCCCAAGGAAATGGCGCATCGCCTGACCCGGCTCTATGGCACCAGGGCGCGCGTGCTGCTGGGCGACCGGCAGGATCTGGCCAGCCTTGGCGAGCATTTTGGCGCTGATCTGTATGCAGCCGAAGTAGACTATCTTGTGAGCCATGAATGGGCGCGCACCGCGCAGGATATCCTGTGGCGGCGCACCAAGCTGGGTCTGCGGGTGAGCAAGGACGAGACGGCAAGGCTCGCAGGCTATCTGGCCAAAGCCGGCTGA
- the glpK gene encoding glycerol kinase GlpK gives MRDYILAIDQGTTSSRAIVFAKDRSIAGSGQKEFTQIFPQDGWVEHDPEEIWESVVWSVKTALEDAKITAKDVAAIGITNQRETTLIWDRKTGKAVHNAIVWQDRRTAAYCATLKKDGHEALVTDKTGLLLDPYFSGTKIKWLLDNVEGVRARAEAGDLAFGTIDSFLIWRLTGGKSHVTDATNAGRTLLFDIADNEWDSELLNLFTVPAALLPAVKDCADDFGTAEVSLFGADIPILGVAGDQHAATIGQACFEPGMLKSTYGTGCFALLNTGTDIVRSKNRLLTTIAYRLNGETVYALEGSIFIAGAAVQWIRDGLKLVKHASETGPLARTADPSQNVYMVPAFVGLGAPWWDADARGAIYGLTRNSGPAEIAKAALEAVCYQTRDLLEAMRKDWGDSGKTVLRVDGGMVASDWTMQFLADILDAPVDRPRILETTALGAAWLAGSKAGVWPDMAEFAASWALDKQFKPEMDATTRDAKIKGWDDAVQRTLTTR, from the coding sequence ATGCGTGACTATATTCTGGCGATTGATCAGGGCACGACCTCGAGCCGGGCAATCGTGTTTGCCAAGGATCGCAGCATTGCCGGGTCCGGGCAGAAGGAATTCACCCAGATCTTTCCCCAGGACGGCTGGGTAGAGCACGACCCCGAAGAGATCTGGGAGAGTGTGGTCTGGTCGGTCAAGACGGCGCTCGAGGACGCGAAAATCACCGCAAAGGATGTGGCGGCCATCGGCATCACCAATCAGCGCGAAACCACGCTGATCTGGGACCGCAAGACCGGCAAGGCGGTGCACAATGCGATTGTCTGGCAGGACCGGCGCACCGCAGCCTATTGCGCCACGCTCAAGAAGGACGGGCATGAAGCGCTGGTCACCGACAAAACCGGGCTGCTGCTGGACCCCTATTTTTCCGGCACCAAGATCAAGTGGCTGCTCGACAATGTCGAGGGCGTGCGCGCGCGGGCCGAAGCCGGCGATCTGGCATTTGGTACCATTGACAGTTTTCTGATCTGGCGGCTGACGGGCGGCAAGTCCCATGTCACCGACGCGACCAATGCGGGCCGCACGCTGCTGTTCGACATTGCCGACAATGAGTGGGACAGCGAACTGCTGAACCTGTTCACCGTGCCTGCCGCGCTGCTACCGGCAGTCAAGGATTGCGCCGATGATTTCGGCACCGCCGAGGTAAGCCTGTTTGGCGCTGACATCCCTATTCTGGGGGTGGCGGGCGACCAGCATGCGGCCACGATCGGGCAGGCCTGCTTTGAGCCGGGCATGCTCAAATCGACCTATGGCACAGGCTGCTTTGCGCTGCTCAATACGGGCACGGACATTGTGCGCTCCAAGAACCGGCTGCTGACCACCATCGCCTATCGGCTCAACGGCGAGACGGTCTATGCGCTCGAAGGCTCGATTTTCATCGCCGGGGCGGCGGTGCAGTGGATCCGAGACGGGCTCAAGCTGGTCAAGCATGCCAGCGAAACCGGCCCGCTGGCCCGCACCGCGGACCCCAGCCAGAATGTCTATATGGTGCCCGCCTTTGTGGGGCTGGGCGCGCCCTGGTGGGATGCCGATGCGCGCGGGGCAATCTATGGCCTGACGCGTAATTCGGGCCCGGCGGAGATCGCCAAGGCGGCGCTTGAAGCGGTCTGCTATCAGACGCGCGACCTGCTTGAAGCCATGCGCAAGGACTGGGGCGATAGCGGCAAGACCGTGCTGCGGGTCGATGGCGGCATGGTCGCCTCGGACTGGACCATGCAGTTTCTCGCCGACATTCTGGATGCACCGGTCGACCGGCCCAGAATCCTTGAAACCACGGCACTGGGTGCGGCCTGGCTGGCCGGCTCAAAGGCCGGGGTATGGCCCGACATGGCCGAATTTGCCGCCAGTTGGGCGCTGGACAAGCAGTTCAAACCCGAGATGGATGCCACCACGCGCGACGCCAAGATCAAGGGCTGGGACGATGCCGTGCAGCGGACGTTGACGACGCGCTAG
- a CDS encoding PEBP family protein, translating into MHTLLATAIVLSLGTGSVMAQSQTITADVWADNWFEMYVNGEKVLEDSVPITTERSFNAETASFEADMPMTIAIMAKDFKENDSGLEYIGTNRQQMGDGGLIAQFHDAAGALVAVTDGDARCLVVHHAPLDVACAKESNPVAGEGACGFTETDIPSDWTAPGFDDSAWPAAVVHSAQEVSPKDGYDNIAWDSSAELIWGEDLHQDNTLICRITVGS; encoded by the coding sequence ATGCACACCTTACTCGCGACCGCAATCGTGCTGAGCCTGGGCACCGGCTCGGTGATGGCCCAGAGCCAGACAATCACCGCAGATGTATGGGCGGACAACTGGTTCGAGATGTATGTGAACGGCGAAAAGGTCCTGGAAGACAGCGTGCCGATCACGACCGAACGCTCTTTCAACGCCGAGACGGCCAGCTTTGAAGCCGACATGCCCATGACCATTGCCATCATGGCCAAGGATTTCAAGGAGAACGATTCCGGGCTCGAATATATCGGCACCAATCGCCAGCAGATGGGCGATGGTGGGCTGATTGCACAGTTCCACGATGCCGCAGGCGCTCTGGTCGCGGTCACCGATGGCGATGCGCGTTGCCTGGTTGTCCACCATGCGCCGCTGGATGTCGCCTGCGCCAAGGAGAGCAATCCGGTTGCCGGTGAGGGCGCCTGCGGCTTCACCGAAACCGATATTCCGTCAGACTGGACCGCGCCCGGCTTTGACGACAGCGCCTGGCCCGCTGCCGTGGTACATAGCGCCCAGGAGGTCAGTCCCAAGGACGGCTACGACAATATCGCTTGGGACAGTTCAGCCGAGCTGATCTGGGGCGAGGATCTGCATCAGGACAATACGCTGATCTGCCGGATAACAGTGGGCAGCTGA
- a CDS encoding YbhB/YbcL family Raf kinase inhibitor-like protein codes for MMPVAPRRWITALMLAGLAGSAAAQDTFMLSSPVMVNGGTLPADLKCTRDGGDGLTPPLAWSATPVDTQGLALIMHHYPKGTVEGVDAPSQYWLLWNIPVDTVELPRGNPASIGDEGGDKDERRTGYTPPCSPPGAQHEYVITLYALSSALDDLPAHDDLQVDWSSMTQAMEGKIIASSSIAFLN; via the coding sequence ATGATGCCGGTCGCGCCACGGCGCTGGATCACTGCGCTGATGCTGGCAGGATTGGCCGGGTCGGCGGCAGCGCAGGACACGTTCATGCTGTCGAGCCCGGTCATGGTCAATGGCGGTACTTTGCCCGCCGATCTCAAATGCACCCGCGACGGCGGCGACGGGCTGACGCCGCCTCTCGCCTGGTCCGCGACGCCTGTCGACACGCAAGGCCTGGCGCTGATCATGCACCACTATCCCAAAGGGACCGTCGAGGGGGTGGATGCGCCCAGCCAATATTGGCTGTTGTGGAATATTCCTGTCGACACTGTTGAGCTGCCACGAGGCAATCCCGCCTCCATCGGCGATGAGGGGGGCGACAAGGATGAACGGCGCACCGGCTACACGCCGCCATGCTCGCCACCCGGGGCCCAGCATGAATATGTCATCACGCTCTACGCACTAAGCAGCGCACTGGACGATTTGCCAGCCCATGATGACCTGCAAGTGGACTGGTCCAGCATGACCCAGGCCATGGAAGGCAAGATCATCGCGTCATCCAGTATTGCCTTCCTGAACTGA
- a CDS encoding YHYH protein, with translation MPITKPLHFQFGVTTLTMLIGTAVFTPATAHSHESEDEHCAAVMASVADAGFADSVTVTCENGQAVMTSDTYPDHTLMTGIVGTNEQVPVPAKDYAAPIPLQPSLGDTPQTRDAALGVAVNGVPIFDYTGGGEMTEADLYHHQTQHDTLLTQQLDVCGGHAGRGDDYHYHVKPTCMIEQMDNAGDDAIIGWAFDGFPIFGDNNPDGTPIAIDVLDVCNGQADDTFGYRYHTSLEAPYIIQCLMGTVADLKDLPRTAPLSPAGGGVGLEPGQPPRGGVEGLVFTQDASGQRSMDYTYQGEEYYMRYTPSDTPDCYDFETRTVTNKGEIKTGKYCR, from the coding sequence ATGCCGATAACGAAGCCTCTCCATTTTCAGTTCGGTGTGACAACGCTGACGATGCTCATCGGAACAGCGGTTTTTACGCCCGCTACCGCACATTCCCACGAGTCGGAAGACGAGCATTGCGCCGCCGTCATGGCATCTGTGGCCGATGCCGGATTTGCCGATAGTGTCACCGTCACCTGTGAGAATGGGCAGGCGGTGATGACATCGGACACCTATCCCGACCACACTCTGATGACCGGCATTGTCGGCACCAACGAGCAGGTGCCGGTTCCGGCCAAGGACTATGCCGCCCCTATCCCGCTGCAGCCGAGCCTGGGCGACACACCACAGACGCGCGACGCGGCGCTGGGTGTGGCCGTGAACGGTGTGCCGATCTTTGACTATACCGGCGGCGGCGAGATGACCGAGGCCGATCTGTACCACCACCAAACCCAGCACGACACCCTGCTGACCCAGCAGCTCGATGTCTGTGGTGGCCATGCCGGACGTGGCGATGATTATCACTACCACGTCAAACCGACCTGCATGATCGAACAGATGGACAATGCCGGTGACGACGCCATCATCGGCTGGGCCTTTGACGGCTTCCCCATCTTCGGTGACAACAATCCCGACGGCACGCCCATCGCCATAGACGTGCTCGATGTCTGCAACGGGCAGGCCGACGACACCTTTGGCTATCGCTATCACACCTCGCTGGAGGCCCCCTATATTATCCAGTGCCTGATGGGCACGGTCGCCGATCTGAAAGATTTGCCACGGACTGCCCCGTTGTCACCTGCTGGTGGCGGCGTTGGTCTGGAGCCCGGTCAGCCGCCACGCGGTGGGGTTGAGGGCCTGGTGTTCACCCAGGATGCCTCGGGTCAGCGCAGCATGGATTACACCTATCAGGGCGAAGAGTACTACATGCGTTACACACCCTCCGACACGCCGGATTGCTACGATTTCGAAACGCGCACGGTGACCAATAAGGGCGAGATCAAAACCGGCAAGTATTGCCGATGA